In Streptomyces pluripotens, the genomic window CTTGAGGATGCGGACCACACCGGAGGACTGGGTGCCCGCACCGTAGGAGGACACGGCCATCCAGTCCATGGTGACGGGGGTGGACAACGCCCGGGCGAGGTCCGCCATGACCATCACGGCGCCCTTGAGCACACCGACGATGAGCAGGTCCTTGCCCGCGTACTCCGCGTCGATCTTCGCGGCCAGCTCGGCCAGCTTCGCGTCGATCTCTTCCTTGGTGATGAGCACCTGCTGGAGGTCGGCACCCATGTCTTTCGCGTCCACCCGCATCACTTTCGGTCGTCCCGCACTTACGGCCTCCGGCTGCCCGGGCCGGCCGCCGGAGGTCGCTCCGGGGGGTCGGGATTCAGCCTTGCCGAATCACCAGTCTGCCACCCTGTCGCTGGGCGACGACTTTGCCCGGGAGGTTGATGGCTCCCTGACCGCGCCAGCCGGTGATCAGACGGTCGACTTCCTCGATGTGCCGGGCGAACAGTGAACCGGCCGGGGCACCGGCCTCGATGGCGGCCCGGCGCAGGACCCGGCGGCGTACGGCGGGCGGCAGGGCGTAGAGCTTGGCGCACTCCAACAGGCCCGCGGCGTCGCGTACCGAGGCCTCGGCCTGGCCGGCCCAGGCGTCGAGGGCGTCGGCGTCGTCGCGGGAGAGCTGGGCCGTGCGGGCGAGGGCCTCGACGACGCCCTTGCCAAGGGCCTTCTCCAGGGCGGGCAGGCCTTCTTGCCGGAGCCGGGAGCGGGTGTAGGCGGGATCGATGTTGTGCGGGTCGTCCCAGACGGACAGGGACTGGACCAGGCAGGCCTTGCGTGCGGTCTGCCGATCGAGCTGCAGGAAGGGGCGCCGGTATCGGCCGCCGGCCCCCGAGACCGCGGCCATTCCGGACAGGGAGCGGATACCGGAGCCGCGTGCGAGGCCCAGCAGGACGGTTTCGGCCTGGTCGTCGCGGGTGTGGCCGAGCAGGATCGCGGCGGCGCCGTGACGTTCGGCCACGGCGTCGAGAGCGGCGTAGCGGGCGTCGCGGGCCGCGGCCTCAGGGCCGCCACCGCGCCCGACGGTCACCGCGACGGACTCCACCGGATCGAGTCCGAGTTCACGCAGTCGCAGGACGACCTCGTCCGCGCGGAGGTCGGAACCGGGCTGAAGGCCGTGGTCGACGGTGACGCCGCCGGCCCGGACGCCGAGCTTGGGGGCCTCGAAGGCGAGGGCGGAGGCCAGCGCCATGGAGTCGGCACCGCCCGAGCACGCAACGAGCACGAGCGGGGACACGAGCGGGGAGGGGAGCCGCTCGGCTGTCTGGCCCGGGCGCCCCCCGGATGTGTGCCGCCCCGGGCGTGCGCCGGAGATCCGCTCGTGCGGGCGTGCACCGGAGGTCTGGTGGTGGTTCAGGACGTCGTGGAGGACGCGGCGGACCGCCAGGCGTATCGCCGCGACCGCAGGATGGGGACCCATGTCCGGTTCCCTTCATGAAGTGTTCGGGGGTGAGCCCGAAGTTCGGTCACTCTGAGTGTGTAGATGGTGACAGAAGCGGGCCGTTCCCCGAGCATTGCACGCCTACGTATGGCTCACGGTCCCTCGGACGGGTGATTGGAGGGGCGTTCGACTGCCGTCGGCCGGTTTCGTTTCACGACTTCTGCGGCCCCTTCACGAGTCGGCCTTGCGGTGCACCCGCGCGACCCAGTCCGCCGGTTTGGCGATCTCCACCTTGGTGGGCAGGGTATTGGGGGAGGTCCACACTCGGTTGAAGCCGTCGACGCCGACCTCGTCGACGACGGCCCGGACGAAGCGTTCGCCGTCCCGGTACTGCTTCAGTTTGGCGTCCAGACCGAGCAGCTTCCGCAGGGCGAGGTCGAGGCGGGAGGCGCCCTTGGCACGGCGCTGCTGGAACTTCTCGCGGATCTCGGAGACGGTCGGTACGACGCTCGGGCCCACTCCGTCCATGACGTAGTCGGCGTGGCCCTCCAGCAGGGACATCACCGCGGTGAGGCGGCCGAGGATCTCGCGCTGGACGGGGGTCTGCACCAGCTCCACGAAGGAGCGTCCACCGTCCTCCTCCTCGCCCTCGGGGCGACCGCCGGCGAGGGACTGGGCGGCTTCCCGGACACGCTCCAGGAAGGTCATCGGGTCCACGTCGGTCTCCGCCAGAAACGACTGGATTTCACCCTCCAGGTGGTCGCGCAGCCAGGGCACGGCCGTGAACTGGGTGCGGTGGGTCTCCTCGTGCAGACACACCCACAGGCGGAAGTCGTGCGGGTCCACGTCGAGCTCGCGCTCGACGTGCACGACGTTCGGCGCGACGAGCAGCAGCCGGCCGCCGCCGTTCTCGCCGGCGGGGAGGTCGCGGGTGGCCGGGGCGAAGGTCTCGTACTGGCCGAGGACGCGGGAGGACAGGAACGACAGCAGCATGCCGAGTTCGACGCCGGTGACCTTGCCGCCCACGGCACCGAGGACGGCGCTGCCCGGGTTGTCGCCGCGTCGCGCCTGCATCTTCTCCAGCAGGGGCCTGAGGATCTCCCGGAACCCAGCGACGTTGGCACGCACCCAGCCGGGGCGGTCGACCACGAGGACGGGGGTGTCGTGGGTCTCCTCGGTGCCCATGCGAGTGAAGCCCCGGACGTGCTCCTCCGAGGCCTTCGCGTGCCGCCGCAACTCCGCGACGACGGTTCTGGCCTCATCACGGGTGACGTCGGGGCCCGGTCGTACGAGCCGTGTCGCGGTTGCCACCGCGAGGTTCCAGTCGACCATCCCGGGAGATGCGGTGCCACCGAAGCTCGTCATGCTGTCAACCGTACGTGAGCGATCCCCTTCGGGGCAGGCCACGGCATCGGCCGGGGCACGGTCTCCGGTGGACCCCGGCGGGGTGCCTACCGGCAGCCGCAGCCCGCCAGCGCCGTAGCGGTCCGGTCCAGAGCCGACTGGGCCTCGAAGGGGTTGGTGGTGTCCGAGGCCAGGAACGCGAAAGCGAGCAGCCGGCCGTCGCTGTCGACCACTGTGCCCGCCAGGGTGTTCACGCCGGTCAGGGTCCCCGTCTTGGCCCGCACGACACCGGCCGCGCCGTCGGTGTAGCGGTGGGCCAGAGTGCCGGTGAAGCCCGCCACCGGCAGGCCGGTGAGGACGGGGCGGAGGCCGGGGCGGTGTGGGTCGCCGGCCTTGGCCAGAAGGGCGGTGAGGAGGTCCGCCGTCACCTTGTCGGCGCGGTTGAGGCCGCTGCCGTCGTGGAAAGAGGCGCCGGACATCGGCATGCCGAGTTTCCTGAGCTGGGTGGCGATCGCCTTGGCACCACCGCTGAAGCTCGCGGGTTCGCCGCTCGCCAGTGCCGTCTGGCGGGCCAGGGCCTCCGCGATGTCGTTGTCGCTGTGCGTCAGCATGCGCTCGATCAGGGCGGACAGCGGGGGCGAGGAGACGGTGGCAAGGATCTCGGCGCGGGTGGTGGCCTTGGAGGGGCCGGGGGAAGTGGTCTTGATGCCGGCGCCCTGGAGGAAGGCCGCGAACTTGCCGGCCGCGGACGCGGCCGGGTCCGTCACGCGGGTGGCCGGGCCGCTGGTGGAATCGTCGGTGCGCCCCTCGTCGGCGGTCAGGGCGCTCACCCGAGCGAGGTTTTCGTTGACGCCGATGGGGTGCAGCGCGGGGCCGGAGAAGAGGGTCGTGTCGTAGGAGAGCGTCACCTGGTCGATGCCGCGCTTGTGGAGGACCTCCGCGGTTCGCGTGGCGAGGGTGCGCAGGCTCGCCCAGTCGCCCGCATCCTGGCGGGCGGTGAGCGTGGGGTCGCCGCCGCCGACCAGGACGAGTTCCCCGGTGTCGGGTTCGAGCGCGGCGCGGGTGGTGAAGCGGTGGTCGGCGCCGAGCGCGGACAGGGCGGCGACGGCGGTGGCGAGTTTGGTGGTGGAGGCCGGGGTGAGGGGCTCGTCGGGATCGGCGCCGTACAGGCGCTTGCCGGTGCTCACGTCCACGACCACCGCGGCATGGCTGCCCCCCAGCGCGGAGACGTCCAGGAGGGGCCCCAGGACGTCCGAGAAGGGCTTTCCGCCCGGTGCGGCCTTCCTGGTGCCGACAACGTCCGAGGCGCCGCCCAGACCCACCAGGACGGGCGCGGCGCTCGGCGCGGGTCGCGGCGCCCCCGCCTGAACGGCGGAACTGCCGTGATCTGCGCCACCTGGCTGCTCCAGGGCAGCGGCCCGGTCCCGCTCGGCCGTACGCTGACCGTCGGCGTCCCAGGGACCGGCCACGGTCACCACGCCGACGGCCAGTGCCAGGCCGACGGTTGCGGCGCCCGCGGTGTACTGCCAGGTCCGGACGGTCCGCGAACGGGGGAGGTGCAAAGGCCGGGGGCGCAGGCCCCTCCTCAGTCGTGCAACCTGCGGCTTCGCGGCCGTCGCCGCCCGCGCCAGCCGCGGTCGTACGGCGTTCGCGAGCCGCACCACCTGCGGTCTCGCGGCTCGCCAAGGCCTCAGCTCTGGCACTACCACCAGCCCCTTTCGCGATCACACACCTGCGTGAGGGACACTTAACCACCAGAACTATGTGCTGATCATGGAGGAGCCACCGGTGGAGTTCGACGTCACGATCGAGATTCCGAAGGGTTCGCGGAACAAGTACGAGGTGGACCACGAGACCGGTCGGATCCGCCTGGACCGTCGTCTCTTCACCTCGACCGCCTACCCGACTGACTACGGCTTCGTCGAGAACACCCTCGGCGAGGACGGTGACCCGCTGGACGCGCTGGTCATCCTGGACGAACCGACCTTCCCGGGCTGCCTCATCCGCTGCCGTGCGATCGGCATGTTCCGCATGACGGACGAAGCCGGCGGCGACGACAAGCTGCTGTGCGTTCCGGCCACCGACCCGCGCGTCGAGCACCTGCGTGACATCCACCACGTGTCGGAGTTCGACCGCCTGGAGATCCAGCACTTCTTCGAGGTGTACAAGGACCTGGAGCCCGGCAAGTCCGTCGAGGGCGCCGACTGGGTCGGCCGCTCCGACGCGGAGGCCGAGATCGAGCGATCCTACAAGCGCTTCAAGGACCAGGGCGGCCACTGACCGGCCGGTTCGTTCCGCAAAGGGCCGCGGCACCCTGCTGGTGCCGCGGCCCTTTGCGTGCCTGCGTGCGCCCGCCCCGCACGCGTGCATGCGTTCAGCTGCGCGCGCGCATACTGAGG contains:
- a CDS encoding zinc-dependent metalloprotease gives rise to the protein MTSFGGTASPGMVDWNLAVATATRLVRPGPDVTRDEARTVVAELRRHAKASEEHVRGFTRMGTEETHDTPVLVVDRPGWVRANVAGFREILRPLLEKMQARRGDNPGSAVLGAVGGKVTGVELGMLLSFLSSRVLGQYETFAPATRDLPAGENGGGRLLLVAPNVVHVERELDVDPHDFRLWVCLHEETHRTQFTAVPWLRDHLEGEIQSFLAETDVDPMTFLERVREAAQSLAGGRPEGEEEDGGRSFVELVQTPVQREILGRLTAVMSLLEGHADYVMDGVGPSVVPTVSEIREKFQQRRAKGASRLDLALRKLLGLDAKLKQYRDGERFVRAVVDEVGVDGFNRVWTSPNTLPTKVEIAKPADWVARVHRKADS
- the tilS gene encoding tRNA lysidine(34) synthetase TilS, with the translated sequence MGPHPAVAAIRLAVRRVLHDVLNHHQTSGARPHERISGARPGRHTSGGRPGQTAERLPSPLVSPLVLVACSGGADSMALASALAFEAPKLGVRAGGVTVDHGLQPGSDLRADEVVLRLRELGLDPVESVAVTVGRGGGPEAAARDARYAALDAVAERHGAAAILLGHTRDDQAETVLLGLARGSGIRSLSGMAAVSGAGGRYRRPFLQLDRQTARKACLVQSLSVWDDPHNIDPAYTRSRLRQEGLPALEKALGKGVVEALARTAQLSRDDADALDAWAGQAEASVRDAAGLLECAKLYALPPAVRRRVLRRAAIEAGAPAGSLFARHIEEVDRLITGWRGQGAINLPGKVVAQRQGGRLVIRQG
- a CDS encoding inorganic diphosphatase, whose amino-acid sequence is MEFDVTIEIPKGSRNKYEVDHETGRIRLDRRLFTSTAYPTDYGFVENTLGEDGDPLDALVILDEPTFPGCLIRCRAIGMFRMTDEAGGDDKLLCVPATDPRVEHLRDIHHVSEFDRLEIQHFFEVYKDLEPGKSVEGADWVGRSDAEAEIERSYKRFKDQGGH
- the dacB gene encoding D-alanyl-D-alanine carboxypeptidase/D-alanyl-D-alanine endopeptidase, coding for MVVPELRPWRAARPQVVRLANAVRPRLARAATAAKPQVARLRRGLRPRPLHLPRSRTVRTWQYTAGAATVGLALAVGVVTVAGPWDADGQRTAERDRAAALEQPGGADHGSSAVQAGAPRPAPSAAPVLVGLGGASDVVGTRKAAPGGKPFSDVLGPLLDVSALGGSHAAVVVDVSTGKRLYGADPDEPLTPASTTKLATAVAALSALGADHRFTTRAALEPDTGELVLVGGGDPTLTARQDAGDWASLRTLATRTAEVLHKRGIDQVTLSYDTTLFSGPALHPIGVNENLARVSALTADEGRTDDSTSGPATRVTDPAASAAGKFAAFLQGAGIKTTSPGPSKATTRAEILATVSSPPLSALIERMLTHSDNDIAEALARQTALASGEPASFSGGAKAIATQLRKLGMPMSGASFHDGSGLNRADKVTADLLTALLAKAGDPHRPGLRPVLTGLPVAGFTGTLAHRYTDGAAGVVRAKTGTLTGVNTLAGTVVDSDGRLLAFAFLASDTTNPFEAQSALDRTATALAGCGCR